From the Streptomyces sp. NBC_00654 genome, the window TCGATCTCGTACCCGTGCTCGACGCTGGCGACCCCGCCGCGCACGGCGTTGAGGATGCCGCCCCGGCCCTGTGCGTGGGCGGCGACCTTCTTGCCCCGGTGCCCGGCCGCGATGTCGGTGATCGTACGGATCTCGTCCTCCAGGAATCCGTCGTCGTCCGGCTGGTCGGTGGGGCTCCACACTCCCCCGGTCGCGGCGATCTTGACGCAGTCGGCGCCCTGCCGCAGCACCCCGCGTACGGCTCTGCGGCACTCGGCGGGTCCGTCGGCGAGGCGGCCCATGGTGCTGTCCACCGCGCCGTCGTCATGGGCGGCACGGAAGTCGCCGTGGCCGCCGGTCGGGCTGAGCATGGCAACGGCGATCAGCAGCCGGGGGCCGGGCAGGAGGCCCGATTCGACGGCGCGGCGATGCCCGGCGTCGGCTCCGCCGAGGTCACGGGCCGTGGTGACACCCGCTTCCAGGGTCTGCTTCATCCGGGGCGCCGCCAGGAACGTGAGGAGACTGCGCGGCATGGCCGCGATCTCCGCGTGGCTCATCGATGTGCCCGGGGCGGCCATATGGACGTGGCAGTCGATGAAGCCGGGCAGGATCGTGTCACCCCGTACATCGATCCGGCGGGTGCCGTCGGGGAGTCCGGGGTGGGCGGCGGACGGTCCCGCCCAGCGGACGGTCCCGTCCACGACGAGTACCGCGCCGTCCTTGACCGGTTCGCCCCCGGTGCCGTCGATGAGCAGGCCGTTGTGCAGGAGTACGGGTGTGGTGGCGGGGGCGGGCATGACGTGGTTCCTTCCCTGGAGGGCGTGACGGGGGGGTACGCGGGAGTGTTCAGACGGCGGTGGCCGCGCGGGGCCTGGCCACGACCGGAGCGGCGACGGCGACCAGGACCGACACGCCGGCGCAGCACCACCAGACGGTGGTGTAGGCGTCGATGGTCGGGATCTCGGTGCCCTTGAAGGTGATCGCTGTGAGGACGGCGGCGAAGACGGCGCCCGCGACGGAGCCGCCGAGGGTCTTCGCGGTGTTGTAGATGCCGGTGGCGACGGCCGTGCGCTCCGGGGGGCTGGCGTCGACGATCAGCACGGGCATCGCGCTGAGCGCGAGTCCGATCCCGAGTCCCACGACGCTGTTGACGACGACGAACTGCCAGGGCTCGTCATGGGCGGCGATCAGGAACAGGTAGCCGGCCGCCATCAGCACCCCGCTGAGCGCCAGCACACCGCGGCCGCCGACGCCCCGGAAGAGCCGGGACGCGAACAGTGAGGCCACGAAGGCCATCACGCCGGAGGGGAGCATCAGCCAGGCGATGCCGAGCGCGTCGTACCCGAAGCCGTAGCCCAGCTTCTCCGCGGGCGAGGAGACGAACAGCACCGCGGCGGTCTGGGCGCCGAAGAGCGCGGTGCCGAGCAGGAAGCTCGCCGCGTACACCGGGAGCAGGGTGCGCCGCACGGTGAGCCGGATGTCGACGATCGGCTCGGCGACCCGGAGTTCGACCAGGACCCAGCTCACCAGGGTGAGCACGGCGACCGCGAACAGGATCAGCGTCCACGCGTCGCTCCAGCCCCACTTGGGGCCCTGCGAGATGGCGAGGAGCAGGGTGGCGAGTCCGACGCTGAGGAGCCCCGCCCCGGCCCAGTCGACCCTGCCCCGGGCGCGGGTGGTGGATTCGGGGACGAGGAGGAAGACCACCACGGCGCACAGGACGGTGGCGGCGGCGGGTATCCACAGCACTCCGTGCACGGAGGGGATGACCTCGCGCAGCAGTCCGGCGACGACCATGCCCGCGCTGGCTCCGAAGGTGAGCGATCCGACCAGCATGGCGATGGCGCTGCGGCCGCCGGCCGCGTCGAGGCGGTCCCGTACCAGGCCGATCTCCAGCGGGAGGAGGGCGGCGAGCGGGCCCTGGAGGACCCGGCCGACGAGGAGCACCTCGAAGGAGGGCGACCAGGCGACGAGGACGGAGCCCGCGGCGAGGCAGAGGACGGCGATACGGAGCAGCCGCCGGTGGCCGTACATGTCACCGAGGCGTCCGAAGACCGGTACGGAGACGGCCGCGGCGAGCAGTTGCGCGGCGTTGACCCAGTTGAGGTCACCCGCGCCGACGTTCAGGACGGCGCCGAGCTCCGGCAGGAGCGTCGGCATCATCCCCTGGATGATGCCGCTGGTCAGTTCGACGAAGACGAGGAATCCGACGACCGCGGCGACTCCGGGGCCGGCGAGGCCCGGCGCGCCGGTGCCCTTGACGGGCTGGATACGCGACATGGGTTCTCCACTGGGGCACGGCCGCATCGGGATGCGGCGGTTGAGGAAGACGGTGGGGCGGACGGGGTGGGGCGGGTACGGGGAGGCCGGGGTGTCAGCCCGCCGGACGTGTTCCGGCGTTCAGCAGTGCTCGGGCGACCGCCTGTACGACGGCCAGATCGGCCGGTCCCGGGGTGATGCCGACGGCGGCCAGCAGGGCCTCGATGCCGTCGGGGTCCGGGACGGTGACGGGAGCGGACTCCGCGGGGGTCTTCGGAATCGCCCCGGTGGTGTCCGGGTCCCGGAGCGGGGCGGGCCGGTGCCGGGGGTCGGGCGCGGCCCGGCGCAGATGCCAGGTGGTGAGGGACTGGAAGGCCTCCCCTGCGGCGAGCAGGGTGTTCTCGGAGTGG encodes:
- a CDS encoding MFS transporter, with amino-acid sequence MSRIQPVKGTGAPGLAGPGVAAVVGFLVFVELTSGIIQGMMPTLLPELGAVLNVGAGDLNWVNAAQLLAAAVSVPVFGRLGDMYGHRRLLRIAVLCLAAGSVLVAWSPSFEVLLVGRVLQGPLAALLPLEIGLVRDRLDAAGGRSAIAMLVGSLTFGASAGMVVAGLLREVIPSVHGVLWIPAAATVLCAVVVFLLVPESTTRARGRVDWAGAGLLSVGLATLLLAISQGPKWGWSDAWTLILFAVAVLTLVSWVLVELRVAEPIVDIRLTVRRTLLPVYAASFLLGTALFGAQTAAVLFVSSPAEKLGYGFGYDALGIAWLMLPSGVMAFVASLFASRLFRGVGGRGVLALSGVLMAAGYLFLIAAHDEPWQFVVVNSVVGLGIGLALSAMPVLIVDASPPERTAVATGIYNTAKTLGGSVAGAVFAAVLTAITFKGTEIPTIDAYTTVWWCCAGVSVLVAVAAPVVARPRAATAV
- a CDS encoding amidohydrolase family protein; the protein is MPAPATTPVLLHNGLLIDGTGGEPVKDGAVLVVDGTVRWAGPSAAHPGLPDGTRRIDVRGDTILPGFIDCHVHMAAPGTSMSHAEIAAMPRSLLTFLAAPRMKQTLEAGVTTARDLGGADAGHRRAVESGLLPGPRLLIAVAMLSPTGGHGDFRAAHDDGAVDSTMGRLADGPAECRRAVRGVLRQGADCVKIAATGGVWSPTDQPDDDGFLEDEIRTITDIAAGHRGKKVAAHAQGRGGILNAVRGGVASVEHGYEIDDEAIDLMLERGTFLVPTLTTAHTDPDPAKAAPWAYAKKKHWQEVARTHIPHAVERGVRVAMGTDCGIAEHGTNLRELGHLVDCGMTPMGALRAGTSEAAELLGLAHEIGTLEPGKRADVVIARGNPLTDIHALGRPENILLVMKDGVAYKDVDGLTGEPISR